The DNA region ATAGGGAATAGGGAATAGGGAATAGGGAATAGGGAATAGGGAATAGGGAATAGGGAATAGGGAATAGGGAATAGGGAATAGGGAATAGGGAATAGGGAATAGGGAATAGGGAATAGGGAATAGGGAATAGGGAACAGGGAATAGATTTTTTCAGTTATCAATCATTCAGTCATCACCGTGTCACCGCGTCATCGCGTCTCCCACTCTCCCCGTCTCCCCCAGCTTCCCCAGCTTAATACTCCTGGCTAGTGCTATGACCCCACAACTTCAGAAATAGACTGCAATCCTTCTGCTTCAAGTTTATTTGCCAACCCCAATAAAATCTCTCGAATAAGCGCGGGACCTTGGTACGTCCATCCCGTATAAACTTGAATTAAACTCGCACCTGCTGCAATTTTGTCCCAAGCCTCTTCTGGGGTAAAGATACCGCCAACGCCAATAATGGGCAAATTTCCTTGAGTTTGTTGGTGAATGAAGCGAATAACTTCAGTTGCGCGATCGCGCACGGGTTTTCCACTAATCCCTCCCGCCTCTTCCTCAATGGGTTTCCCCGTCGCAGCAATGCGTTGAGTTTTCAAACGATCGCGCCGAATCGTAGTATTGGTAGCGATAATCCCCGCCAGGTGGTAAGTTTGAGCGAGATCGAGAACGTCCGCGATCGCGTCCCATTCCAAATCTGGGGAAATTTTCACTAAAATCGGCTTTTTTCCTTGATTTTCCCCTCGCAGCGCCTCTAAAATTCCACTTAATTGGGTTTTATCTTGAAGCGATCGCAATCCTGGTGTATTTGGCGAACTCACATTCACCACAAAATAATCCCCCAACCCTTGCAATCGCTGAAAACTCCCCAAATAATCGCTTGCTGCCTCTTCTAAGGGCGTTATCTTTGATTTTCCTAAATTAATCCCCAAGGGAACCGTTGAAAAATTGCAGCGTTCCAGCCGTTCCGCTAAGGCAGAACTCCCTTGATTGTTGAATCCCATGCGATTGAGTGCTGCGCCATCTTCCGGTAAGCGAAACAGGCGAGGACGAGAATTTCCCGGTTGCGGGTGATAGGTTACCGTTCCCAACTCCGCAAAACCAAATCCCAATTTCCCCCAAATTCCCGCCGCAATCCCATCCTTATCGAACCCAGCCGCTAACCCCACGGGATTGGCAAATTCAATCCCCCAAAGGGTTTGTTTCAAACGGCTATCTGCGTAACCGAAAGCGCGTTCCAATTGGTTGGCGATGGTTGCGAAGGGAAAATGCTTCTGATTTGTATCTAGCCATCTTAAAGTATTTAAACTCTGTTGATGCACCCATTCGGGATCGGCATTTAACCCAGAAAATAATAGCGGACGAATGCCGCGACGGTAAATATCCATTGGCATTTGCAGTTGAGAAAGGCGCGCGATCGCTTTTTAAGATATTAAGCTAGTTTATCCATTGCGCGATCGCGGTTAGCGGTTATCCGTCACTTTGTGCCTCTAATTGCTGTAATAGGAAATCTAAGACAATATTGGTATCAACTAATTTCTCACAGTAATGTCTTTTTTAACGCAATCCGCACGCCTTTAGGTTGGGGAGTTGTTATCCCTATTAATTCATCACTTGCAACTGCTGTTCTCTGCGCGCAAGACTATCGCACAACACGCGAACGATGTAGGCTTCGAGTTGCACCGCTAAGGCGGGTGCTTCGGCTTTCATTTGGGAAAAGGCGGTTTTGCTAAGTCCGTAGAGGGAAGTGGAAGTATCAGCAACGACGGAGGTGGAGAGGGAGGGTTTATCGTAAAATCGCATCTCTCCCAAAATATTGCCCTCACAAACGGTTTGTAGGCGCTTGGTTTGTTGGTTGGGGAGGTCGAGTAAAACGCTGACTTGTCCCGATTCCAAGAAGTATAAATGGTCGCTGGGTTCCCCTTGATGGAAAACAGTACAACCTGCATCGATGGTTTGGGGTTCGAGATAGGTCATAAATTCCGATACTTGCGATGCTTCTAGGAAAATTTGAGACAGTTGTTGGGACAGGGAGAGGGACGGTTCAATGCAAGATATCGCTTCAAGAACTTGATTTTCGCACCATTCTAATCCGCGATCGATATCGGGGAAAATTTTACAGCATGTTTCTTCGTTGTTTTTGGGGAGAACACCACCGAGAACGAGTTGGGATTGGAAGGTGGGGGAAAGATTGGTGAAAATGAGGGTTAATGAGTGTTTGCGGGCAATTTTAAGGATTTTGTCAAAGCTGAGAACTGCGGAGGAGTCGAGTCCGGTAACTTGGCGAAAGTCAATGAGGATAAAGCGGAGGGGGTTTTGAGGGTGTTGTTCGACGCGCGATCGCGCGCGATTGAGTAAATAATTTGCCGTACCGAAAAAGAGAAAGCCTTGGAGTTCGAGGATATAAATTTGCTCGCCTTGGGTTTGCAGGCTGTTTTGTTGGGTGGAGTTGCGCTGGACGTTGCTGCGCGCGATCGCGCCGGAAGCTTCAATGGGAGCAACATTCACTTGGCTATAGCGATACATAAACAACACCACAGCAAAGACAAAACCCACGACAATTCCTTGGAGAAACCCCCAAATATTAATCGCGACGAGAATCGCTACAACAATTAAATAATCCGCTAGCGGCAGCTTAAACCACGCTTTGTAAAGCCATTGAACGAGCAAAGATAATCCCAAATACAGCAGCAACGCACCGAGGACGGGTTTGGGAAGGAAGGATAAAAAGGACGAACCCAACAGCAAAACCGCAAGACAGGGAATCGCTGCGAAAATTCCCGTGAGGCGACTTTTTCCGCCAATATCGTGGACGAGAAGCGTACTGGGTAAGGCTTGGTTTCCCACCATCCCACTCCCCAACCCTGCGCTTAAGCAAGCGAAACCAATTGATTGCAGTTCGTTATTGAGATCGATATCTCGTCCGACAACTAATTCAATGCCGCTATTACTCAACACTAAAGAGAGAAGACAGACGAGCATTAAGGTGGCAATACTACTCGTTTGAGCGAAAATCGCCGACCAACTGACGCGATCGAAGGCAGTGATATCAAGGGGTTGCCACAAACCCCCTTCGGGAAAGGGCCCCAGCAACCAACCCTCTGTTCTCGCTTCGACAATGGGAGTATGGGTGAGGAACAAGGCGAGGTAGAAAATTCCCACGAAAGCGAGTAGGGTTCCGGGTATGACGAAGTAGTGCTTAAAACGGTTGGAAATGCCGAGTAAGAGTACGGCAAAGATCGCGCCTGACAGCCATTGCCACAGAAGGTTAGAGTTTAGGAGAGGCGAGAGGTTGGAAAGGGTGAGGGGTAAATCTGTGGTGACTTGGAAAAAACCATCCACCAACAACCATCCCGTCCCCGCCATAAACCCGCCAACCACTGGATAGGGAATAAAGCGAATCGCATCGCCGAGTTTGAATTTCCCTAAAAGCAGGAGAAAGAGTCCTGTTAGGAGAGAGGAAAGCGCGATCGCGCTGGCAACGGTGAGGTAAATTGCTTCTGGGGTGGCGTGAGTTGCCATTTTTTGCGCGATCGCGCCCGCCATTATTGCTAAAATTGCCGTTGGTGCAGCCAGTGGCGTAGCAATCATTCCCGGAAGTCCGCTTGTTAGCGCAACCACAATATTGATAATTGCCGTACTCAACACCGCCATCCCAACGCCATTGGAAAGATGCGTTGAGAGCGTTCCTGAAAAAATCAACGCCGCGTAGGAAATCCCCCGAATCGTGCCAATTGCACCCGTCACTAAACCTGCGATGAGACTGGGGATCAGCAGATTAGGTTGAAACGCTTCGGTTAAGGACGAAATAAATTGGCTGAGATTTGACTGAAACGTTGCTTGTTGAGTCATGAATTATTCAACCTGAATTCTTTTTCGCTATCAAGAATTAGGGACAGAGATAATACTCTGTCCCTACAAGAAATATTGGTTAACCAACAAGACTTCTATAGCAGTCGCCAAAACAGTTAGAACAACAGCCAAAGCTGAAACCTTGACCCGTCAAGCTTTTCCCTTCTGCCTTCTGCCATCTGCCTCCTGCCTTTTACTATACATTTCAAGCAACGCTCTACCAAAGTCCAGGGATAGGAGCAGGTGTGGGGTTGCTCTGAGGGGAAGCAGGAAAAGTTCGCTCTCGCTGCGGTGGGGGTGCAACGGGTGTTGTCCGTTCCCGCGCTTGGTCAAATTCTGCCCACAATGCTCGCGTGCGCTCTCTGAAGTCTTCTGTTGGGGTGTATGCCAATCCATAGTTTTCAGGATTTTCGCATAGAGGATTAGGACTATTCCGACAGTAGAACGAACTCGGTAACCGCATTTCGTCCGTTACCCCATAACGAGGAATTGGGAAACTTGTATCGTCTTCTATCGAGCTAATCTCATTACCACAAACGGGCCCTGGGTTATTCGTGCAAAGGAAAGGTTTAACGCGATCGAAGTCTACAATCCGATACATAGGGTCGAAAGTTTCTGTTTTGGGGGGTTTGTAAGCTTCGAGGATCGCTTGCTCTCTATCGGTTAAAGCAATCAAAAATTCACCCTGGGAAGAGGAATTTATCGGGGATGAGAGACTTGCAATACTGGAATCAGAATTTTTGGGAGTAGCATTGACTTCCGCGATTGCAGGCGCACTCAGGGTCACGCCAATTCCGATAATCCCAGCAAGACCAATTGCCGTTTTGATTGAACTTATTTGCATTTTTCCAGGCATAATCCTAAACGAGACAGATCCGCTTTATAATGCTGCTTAATTTGTCACATACTAACAGAATTTGTCAAGATCGCGCTCAGTCTAATGGAGGGAATTATTTTCGCGATCGCGCCGCGTATCGGTTTTTGCCGCATTCCCCAAGCTTTCTACCGATTCTCCAACATCACTCATCAAGGTAGAAGCGATAAAATAAGGCTTCGTCTTTAAAAGAATGCTTGTCTGCAACGTGATGAATCCATTTTTCCTCGATCAATCGCTGTCCTAAGTGAATCGCTTCGGTTGGAGAGAGTTTTAACCGCTTGACCATCCATTTCACTGCGTCGCCACCCACGAAACATTTAGGATAAGCAGTCAAGTGATAACGACGTTCTTGAATATCCAATCCGTCTTTTCCCCTCATATACCGAACCACTTGTTTGAGGCTCAAATTCTCAACGACGTTTGCATCTAAAGTTTCTGAATTTGCAAGCTTTGCCTGGGGATCTTCATGCCACAAGGTTAAACTGCGAGGGCTTTCAATCAGCAAGCATAAACGCTGTTCTTCCTGTTCTTCAAAAAACTGACGACTTTGTTTGATTGCGATTTGTCGTTGCTCTTTGGGATAAGACTTTCCCCGAACAAATTGCTTATTTTGATAAATAACACCTGGAACGATCTCTATTTCTACTCCTGTTGGGCGAATGAGAAGATGATACCGAACTTGCTTGTGGTTAAGAAGCAACATAGAACGAAAGGATAATGCTCGATCTAACAAACGATGTCCCTTGAGTCTGAAAGGGAAGTTTCACTAAAATTTCTAACTGTACTATAGCGTTTTCAAATGAAGCGTGAAACCCAACACAGATTTCTTATATCCCCAAATAACACCTGTATCTCTTTCTACTTCTGCCTTCTGCCTACTGCCTACTGCCTACTGCCTTTTGCCGTCACGTCCAGTTCCACATCCCAAACGAAAACGCTATATAGCGGTTCTCAAAGAGATTTTGACGGCGCGCGATCGCGGTAAGCTGCTATACATTTAAATTGTGACTGAGGCTGACACGGTGAAGGGGTGAGGTATTGATGGCTTTGATACAGAGTGCCAGATATCCAATTTAGATATGTTTTAGCTTAACGATATTATAGGTGTTCTGGGTAATTCAGTTGCAAATTCGCGATCCTCGCGGGATCTGCCGAAGATAAAAAGCTGAAACTCAGGCGTAGCAATATGAGGGAACTTCAGAGACGTTCCAACTTCTGTGAGTCTTCCAATTTAAATGTGTCGGAGCTTATTGCCTTCTCCCTTCAAACTCTGATTCTGCAATTTTGCTGAAATTCAACTTCTCGTAAAGTAGAGGAATTGCGATAATGAGTAACTTAATCAACAGAGGTGCGAAAATGACAGAGAGAACAACACTCACTGTTGCAATAGAGATGGCAATTATTCTCACAATCTCTTCTTTTGTGTAAAGCGCTAAGTAAATTGCTGAAAACGCGATCGCTAAGTTGATTAATAAGGGCGCAAGCATCAAATGTTCCTCTTTTTCCTGGTTTGAATTTCGATGCAGTGCGTTCCTTCGGCAGATTAACAACCTACTTCCGTCTTTTGTCCGAATTGTCGGTAGCAAGATGAACGATTGAGTCGATCTTTGGAAAACCTACAACACTTTCTTTTGAATTGTCAACTATTTTTCTTTGCTTCTAAGGCGCGCGATCGCGCGATCTTCTCTATAATTCACAAGGGTTTCAGGATTGCCGCGATCGGGTGAGGACTAATGTTGTTTAAACGATTGCGTTTGAAAATTCTATCTAAAAAGAACGATCGCGATCGAGTTATAATAAAAGACGTTATTCGATCATTTTACTCTTTTATCTTCAAAGAAAAAGCGAATTAAAACAAAAGTCTCTTTGATAAAATTTAAAAAACTAAGTTCAAAATGCTGAAAGCAATAAAATCCGATAAAAACAGCAACAATATCCTCGAAAAAGCATTGAAAAACCGGGATGTTTCCCCGGAAGATGCTTTGTTTTTACTCCAACAAACAGAACCAGAACAAATCGAAGAAATTCGACAAACAGCGAACCAGTTACGACAAAAGCAAGCCGGAGAGATTGTTACATTTATCATCAACCGAAATATCAATTTCACCAATATTTGCGAGCAACATTGTAGTTTTTGTGCATTCCGTCGAGATGCGGGGGAATCAGGTGCCTATTGGTTAGGAATCGAGCAAATTCTTGAAAAAGCAACGGACGCGGCGAACAGAGGAGCAACAGAAATTTGTATGCAGGGGGGACTCAATCTAGACGCAAAGATTGATGGTAAGAGTTTGCCTTATTATGTACGACTCGTTGAAACCCTCAAACAGGAGTTTCCTTTCCTACACCTTCATGCCTTTTCTCCTCAAGAAGTCCAATTCATTGCCAGAGAAGACGATCTCAGCTATCGGGAGGTCATCCAAGCCTTGCAAATCGCAGGAGTGGGTTCGATGCCGGGAACGGCTGCGGAAGTTTTGGAGGATAAGATTCGGCGCGTCATTTGCCCGGAAAAAATCGATGCGGCAACCTGGTTAGAAATTGTGGGAACGGCGCATCAATTGGGAATGCCGACGACGAGTACGCTGCTATCGGGTCATATTGAGAGTCCCCAGCAACAGGTTTCGCATTTGGAGAAGTTGAGACAGTTGCAGCAAAATGCCGTTCGGCAGGGATATGGCGCGAAAATCACCGAATTTATCTTACTCCCTTTTGTGGGGCAAGAAGCCCCCAAGCCTTTGCGACGCAGGGTGGGACGAGATCAGCCGATTTTGCAGGATGCGTTGTTATTGAGTGCGGTTGCCCGAATCTATTTAGGGAATTGGATTCCCAATCATCAACCGAGTTGGGTCAAATTGGGCTTGGATGGGGCTGTGGAGGCACTGAGTTGGGGCTGTAACGATTTGGGCGGGACGTTAATGGAGGAGCATATTACGACGATGGCAGGGGCAAAGGGAGGGACTTGTATGGAACCGGAAACATTAAAGTCCGCGATCGCGTCCATCCATCGTCCCTACCAAGAACGAAATACCCTCTACCACCCCGTGTGAAATCTGGTTGAATGCCCTCAGTGCGGAGAGTAAGGGAGCAGGGGAAGCGGGGGAAGCAGGGGGAGTTTTTTGATATCACTACACCTCTGGAGCGCTACGCCTAAACATTAGGACATCGCGTAGGGTGGGCAACGCCCACCAGCTATGGGTTATGGCTTATGAGATTGTGTAGTCTTAACTTCGTAGCGCTATATCATTGCGCTTCTGGGGAAGGTGTTGTTTCCGTTTCTTGAGGCTGTGAGTTTGGATCGATTGGCGCGCCATCAGAGAGTTTGAGAATTCCCTCTGTCACCATTTTTTCTCCTCCTTCCAATCCTTTGAGGACGGGGTATTTTCCGCCCTGAAGCGCGCCGAGGGAGATGGGTTGCTGTCGTGCAATTTTCTCTTGCGATTCTCCGTCTTCCACCAAAAAAACAAAGGCTTGTCCGCCAATTCGAGAAACCGCCGTCATCGGGATTAAAATACCGCTCTGGGAATTCCAAATTACTCTGGCTCGAACGAATTGCCCGTCTCGCAAGTTGCCATCATTGGTAAAGGTAGCTTTGGCTAGGATTGATTGCGCTTCGCTATCCACTTGAGGTGAAATGAAGCTAATTTGTCCCCGAATATTGGTATCGACGAGTTCCACGGGCAACCCTAAGCGTAATTGATCGGCGCGCTCGACGGGAATGGAAAGACGCAACTCCAAGGTGGAATTTTGCGTAATCGAGGTAAGTTCGTTCCCCTGTTCGACGTAATCCCCAACTTTCGCGGAAATATCGCCAATTATCCCAGAAATAGGCGCAGTGATGCGGTTATCATCTAAATCTTCGCTCACTACTCCAACCTGAGCTTCTGCTTCCCGCACCCTCGCGTTTTCTCGATCCAAAGCCGCCTCCGCCCCTTTAATTCGCTGTCTCGCCACTCTCAGCGCCGCTCTAGCCCCATTGAGGGCTTCTTGTCGGGAGTTACGCAAGGCTTGTTGGGATTTTAAGTTCGCGATCGCGGTATCGAGATTGCGCTTTTTCTCATCCAATTCCTGTTGGGGTTGCACCCCCTCTGACACCAAAAATGTCGATCTCTTAAACTCTTCCTGGCGCAGTTTGACTTCTGCTTGTTGGCGTTGCACCTCAGCAATTTGACTTTGCAAATCCGCTTGAGCGCTTTGAACCTGAGCTTTGGCTCGACTTTCTTCCGCTTTTGCCCCGTTGAGTTCGGCTCTGGTGCTGTTGAGAGAAGCTTGGCGCACGTTGACATTAGAAACCGCGGCATTCACCTCAGCTTGGTTTTTTTGAGGCTTCAACTGTACGATTAATTTGCCCGCTTCCACTGCATCTCCACTATTCACCGCGATCGCGGTAATTTGACCGTCGGTTTGGGGTCGCACCACAACCCTGCGTTTGGCCTCCAATTTCCCATTAAATTCCGCACTCTCTTCCACAACGCCTTTGCGAACCGTATCGACTGTAACGGGAACCGCTCCAGCTTGAGGCATTTCAGGCGTTGCATTTCCACAAGCACTGACCAGCCAAGAAAGCGTCAAAAGTCCACTGAGGCACTTACGGGATAGCAAGGAACGAACGTTAAAGTCAGTCATCAGTTATCAGTCAACAGTCAACAGTTATTGCCCCGTCTCCTTAATACCCTTTAACCTTTATCCAATTGCGAATTACACCTAATGTGAATTAGAGTCACCAAACCCACATTCTACTGTATCTTCTCCCCTCTCCCAGATTTGGGAGAGGGGCTGGGGGAGAGGGCTTACAGGGCTTCTGGGATATACATTAGACGTGAATTGGTAATGGGTAAACAGCAGCTTAACTTAAGGCAGATCGAATAACCGACCCTCCGGTAAATTGCTCACCGCCCGTTGGAGCGCTGCTAAGTCGCGATTGTAGGTAATAATTGCCGTCAACAAATTACCTCTTGCGCGGGTCAACTCTGTTTGCGCGTCAATCACTTCCGTTTGGGTTCCCACCCCCGCGCCAAAGCGCAATCGAGCCAGCCGCAGGCTTTCTACCGCAAGCTCCACCGCAACTGAAGCGGTTTGAACGTTTTCTTCATTAGCTTGGAGATTGTAATAAGCCTGTTCGACCTCAAGACGAATTTGATTGCGCTGATTGTCAAAACGAGTTTCGGCAATTTCAATATTTTTCTCTTGTTGTGCGGCTCTGGCTCTAGCTGCTCCCCCCTCAAATAACGTCCAATTTAGCCTTGCTCCCAAGGTATAGCCATCGGCAATTCCGCGATCGTCATTGAGTACCCCCAAAATATTGTAGTTGGCAAACAAGCTCACCCGAGGACGAAGATCGGATAGGGCAATTTCTCGCTGTTGCTCGCTAATATTCCGTTGTATGAGCTGTTGTTCGAGTTCTGCCCGATTTTGATAAGCCATTAGGATTGTCTCAGCCAGAGGAAGCTCCCAAGACCCGATTTTTTCGATTTTATCCGCAGCCGTTACTTCCACCTGTTGCCCCAAACCCAGAGCAACCGTTAGCTCCCGACGAGAGATTTGCTGGCGCGCGCGAGCATTCCTCAAGTTTTGTATGCTATTGGCTAACTCCACTTCCGCTTGAAGAACGGCAAATTTCGTGCCGAGTCCGGCTCTTTCGAGCAATTGTGCGTCTCGCAAACTTTGGGTCGCGTCTGCCACCGCCGCCTGCTCGATATCCACCCTGGCATCGGATTCCTGCAAGTCGTAATAGGTGCGCGCCACCTCAAAGCGCGTTTGTTCGCTCAACCGTTCGACTTCTAGTTGATTGAAACGAACCTGTTCGGCTGCCGCATCAATTTGTGCCGAACGCCGCCCCCCGGTATAGAGGTCGTAGTTGAGTTCGAGCCTTGCATCGGTTGTGGTTGTGATTGTTTGATTTTGCTGTTGCTGGAGGAAGAGTTGATTAAAGCCGCTCAACTCTTGCTGGGCGGAATCTTGACGAGAGAAGTCCCACTGGGCGCTCAAGGTGGGATATTCTGCGGCTAGGGCTTCCCGTAGTCCTTCGCGAGAAGATTCGAGTTGTAATCGCACTTCCCGCAAGTTGGGGTTATTGTAGCGGGCAAATTCGATGGCTTGTTGGAGCGTAATCGGTTGGGAGATGTCGATAGTAACTTCATCGGTTTCTGTTGGAAACAGGAGGGGATTGGCGTTGGGGTCCAAATATTCTGGCGGATTGACCCCTTCTAGAGCAGTGGCAGGTTTGGGGTTAGTGAAGAGTTCTAGCTGCTCAAGGTCTTGACTCTCTGGCGTTAAAACGGGCGGTGCAGATGCTGGGGGCGTTACTGGGGGAGGGGCTGCGTGGGCAATATCGTTGGGTGTTGTTGAAGTTTGCGCCTGCTGTTCTTCGTTAAAACCTTGTGAGATCGCGCGTTGGGTGACTCGCTCGAAAGCAGTCAAAATTGATGCCGTATTGGGAAATCTCTCCGCTACTGGGTTCGCTAAGTCGCTGGCAAGGGCGGGAATTTGTCGAGTGGGGGGATTGGCAGTTGGAACGGGGATTTCCACCCCAGGAGATTCTGGGGGAAGTGGAGGGAGAAGATTGGGTTCTTCGGCAGATTCCTGCGGAATTGCACCCAAAATTGCAGCAAAGCGATCGCGCTTGGAAATTTCTTCAACTTCACTTTCTTCCGCACTCACAAAAAGCGTTTGGGGTTCCGGTCGAGCGGCGAGGGGTTCGCTAGCGCGATCGAGAATGGATTGGAAGGGCGTAAACTGCCTTTGAATGGGTTGCCGAGCGGTGTTTTGGCTAGCAACGCGCTTGAATGCCCTCAAAATTGACGGCGTATCGAATAAAGAGGTTGCCCTTTCTTCAATTTCAGGTTCCTCTGGCAGTGCAGTACGTTGCTTGGAGTCGTTGAGAATCCCGGCAAAGGGGGTGAAATCCTCTTGCGTCAAAGGTAAGGGTTGCTCGCGCAGAATGGGAGATTCCGGCGCAAGGACGGAAATTGTTTCAAAAAGGGGTTCCCTTGCAGTGGGACGGCTTAATCCTTCAGGTAGCTGTACTCTCGCTATTGCTGTTTCTACCGAAATTTCTTCACTTCTAAGAGTTTCTACTGTTGCAACCTCGCCTTGTGGAGAATTTGGACGAGAGAACTGAGCGAGAATCTCTTGAAACGGCTCGAAATTGTCTCTAAACCAAAGAGATGAGCTATTTTGAGAATTAAGCTGTTCTTCTAAAACGGGTGGCTGGGAGGGCGCGGAAGGCTCTTCTGGGGGTTGGGCCGCGATCGCGCGACCGAAATTTTGCAGAATTTGCTCGAAGGGGGCAAAATCCGAGGGATCGAATGCTGTTTCCTGCATCTCGGAGGCATTCACCGCGATCGCGGACTGCTCCACACCGGGGGAACGAGCGAGAATCTCTTGGAACGCTTCGAGAAGTTGAGGCGCGTCTTCCGGGGAGGATTCCACGAGAATTGCCCCAGGCGCGGTCAAATCGGTTACATCCTCTTGTGAACTCGCAATTGCTGCCCCTTTCACGCTGGGAGC from Lusitaniella coriacea LEGE 07157 includes:
- a CDS encoding quinone-dependent dihydroorotate dehydrogenase, coding for MDIYRRGIRPLLFSGLNADPEWVHQQSLNTLRWLDTNQKHFPFATIANQLERAFGYADSRLKQTLWGIEFANPVGLAAGFDKDGIAAGIWGKLGFGFAELGTVTYHPQPGNSRPRLFRLPEDGAALNRMGFNNQGSSALAERLERCNFSTVPLGINLGKSKITPLEEAASDYLGSFQRLQGLGDYFVVNVSSPNTPGLRSLQDKTQLSGILEALRGENQGKKPILVKISPDLEWDAIADVLDLAQTYHLAGIIATNTTIRRDRLKTQRIAATGKPIEEEAGGISGKPVRDRATEVIRFIHQQTQGNLPIIGVGGIFTPEEAWDKIAAGASLIQVYTGWTYQGPALIREILLGLANKLEAEGLQSISEVVGS
- a CDS encoding SLC26A/SulP transporter family protein translates to MTQQATFQSNLSQFISSLTEAFQPNLLIPSLIAGLVTGAIGTIRGISYAALIFSGTLSTHLSNGVGMAVLSTAIINIVVALTSGLPGMIATPLAAPTAILAIMAGAIAQKMATHATPEAIYLTVASAIALSSLLTGLFLLLLGKFKLGDAIRFIPYPVVGGFMAGTGWLLVDGFFQVTTDLPLTLSNLSPLLNSNLLWQWLSGAIFAVLLLGISNRFKHYFVIPGTLLAFVGIFYLALFLTHTPIVEARTEGWLLGPFPEGGLWQPLDITAFDRVSWSAIFAQTSSIATLMLVCLLSLVLSNSGIELVVGRDIDLNNELQSIGFACLSAGLGSGMVGNQALPSTLLVHDIGGKSRLTGIFAAIPCLAVLLLGSSFLSFLPKPVLGALLLYLGLSLLVQWLYKAWFKLPLADYLIVVAILVAINIWGFLQGIVVGFVFAVVLFMYRYSQVNVAPIEASGAIARSNVQRNSTQQNSLQTQGEQIYILELQGFLFFGTANYLLNRARSRVEQHPQNPLRFILIDFRQVTGLDSSAVLSFDKILKIARKHSLTLIFTNLSPTFQSQLVLGGVLPKNNEETCCKIFPDIDRGLEWCENQVLEAISCIEPSLSLSQQLSQIFLEASQVSEFMTYLEPQTIDAGCTVFHQGEPSDHLYFLESGQVSVLLDLPNQQTKRLQTVCEGNILGEMRFYDKPSLSTSVVADTSTSLYGLSKTAFSQMKAEAPALAVQLEAYIVRVLCDSLARREQQLQVMN
- a CDS encoding DEP domain-containing protein, with the translated sequence MLLLNHKQVRYHLLIRPTGVEIEIVPGVIYQNKQFVRGKSYPKEQRQIAIKQSRQFFEEQEEQRLCLLIESPRSLTLWHEDPQAKLANSETLDANVVENLSLKQVVRYMRGKDGLDIQERRYHLTAYPKCFVGGDAVKWMVKRLKLSPTEAIHLGQRLIEEKWIHHVADKHSFKDEALFYRFYLDE
- the cofH gene encoding 7,8-didemethyl-8-hydroxy-5-deazariboflavin synthase subunit CofH, which encodes MLKAIKSDKNSNNILEKALKNRDVSPEDALFLLQQTEPEQIEEIRQTANQLRQKQAGEIVTFIINRNINFTNICEQHCSFCAFRRDAGESGAYWLGIEQILEKATDAANRGATEICMQGGLNLDAKIDGKSLPYYVRLVETLKQEFPFLHLHAFSPQEVQFIAREDDLSYREVIQALQIAGVGSMPGTAAEVLEDKIRRVICPEKIDAATWLEIVGTAHQLGMPTTSTLLSGHIESPQQQVSHLEKLRQLQQNAVRQGYGAKITEFILLPFVGQEAPKPLRRRVGRDQPILQDALLLSAVARIYLGNWIPNHQPSWVKLGLDGAVEALSWGCNDLGGTLMEEHITTMAGAKGGTCMEPETLKSAIASIHRPYQERNTLYHPV
- a CDS encoding efflux RND transporter periplasmic adaptor subunit, which gives rise to MTDFNVRSLLSRKCLSGLLTLSWLVSACGNATPEMPQAGAVPVTVDTVRKGVVEESAEFNGKLEAKRRVVVRPQTDGQITAIAVNSGDAVEAGKLIVQLKPQKNQAEVNAAVSNVNVRQASLNSTRAELNGAKAEESRAKAQVQSAQADLQSQIAEVQRQQAEVKLRQEEFKRSTFLVSEGVQPQQELDEKKRNLDTAIANLKSQQALRNSRQEALNGARAALRVARQRIKGAEAALDRENARVREAEAQVGVVSEDLDDNRITAPISGIIGDISAKVGDYVEQGNELTSITQNSTLELRLSIPVERADQLRLGLPVELVDTNIRGQISFISPQVDSEAQSILAKATFTNDGNLRDGQFVRARVIWNSQSGILIPMTAVSRIGGQAFVFLVEDGESQEKIARQQPISLGALQGGKYPVLKGLEGGEKMVTEGILKLSDGAPIDPNSQPQETETTPSPEAQ
- a CDS encoding TolC family protein; this encodes MLAFRFCVVVSAGAAIILGYGVPAPSQELPSGSASESLRDSDAGASISAFSAIDKTENKSKRSIPAETVSVGIETQDMVASPAETASVGIEAQEMVSSVPNSLVSETEKSAAVEGMGEMSSPVRPTFVEESIAIEGIGEMSPANPPVSVELPRALPDLASPEVAQSLVVEEVDTMSPADRAPVEIAPSEEEIAPASASVPPQPLKVEPSLAENNVAVPTPEQTRANPPVETAVPNTQSILTAFQEVIINAPSVKGAAIASSQEDVTDLTAPGAILVESSPEDAPQLLEAFQEILARSPGVEQSAIAVNASEMQETAFDPSDFAPFEQILQNFGRAIAAQPPEEPSAPSQPPVLEEQLNSQNSSSLWFRDNFEPFQEILAQFSRPNSPQGEVATVETLRSEEISVETAIARVQLPEGLSRPTAREPLFETISVLAPESPILREQPLPLTQEDFTPFAGILNDSKQRTALPEEPEIEERATSLFDTPSILRAFKRVASQNTARQPIQRQFTPFQSILDRASEPLAARPEPQTLFVSAEESEVEEISKRDRFAAILGAIPQESAEEPNLLPPLPPESPGVEIPVPTANPPTRQIPALASDLANPVAERFPNTASILTAFERVTQRAISQGFNEEQQAQTSTTPNDIAHAAPPPVTPPASAPPVLTPESQDLEQLELFTNPKPATALEGVNPPEYLDPNANPLLFPTETDEVTIDISQPITLQQAIEFARYNNPNLREVRLQLESSREGLREALAAEYPTLSAQWDFSRQDSAQQELSGFNQLFLQQQQNQTITTTTDARLELNYDLYTGGRRSAQIDAAAEQVRFNQLEVERLSEQTRFEVARTYYDLQESDARVDIEQAAVADATQSLRDAQLLERAGLGTKFAVLQAEVELANSIQNLRNARARQQISRRELTVALGLGQQVEVTAADKIEKIGSWELPLAETILMAYQNRAELEQQLIQRNISEQQREIALSDLRPRVSLFANYNILGVLNDDRGIADGYTLGARLNWTLFEGGAARARAAQQEKNIEIAETRFDNQRNQIRLEVEQAYYNLQANEENVQTASVAVELAVESLRLARLRFGAGVGTQTEVIDAQTELTRARGNLLTAIITYNRDLAALQRAVSNLPEGRLFDLP